The Hahella sp. HNIBRBA332 genome window below encodes:
- a CDS encoding DUF1127 domain-containing protein: protein MAVAHFGKFGRNATPSDSHGAHDATRHGLRDLIGKWRRNIDTRHQLSLMSDSMLDDIGLTREAAEAEARKPFWRD, encoded by the coding sequence ATGGCCGTAGCACATTTTGGAAAATTCGGTCGGAATGCGACGCCTTCCGACAGTCATGGCGCGCATGACGCCACGAGACACGGTTTGAGAGATTTGATTGGCAAATGGCGCCGCAATATCGATACCCGGCATCAGCTGTCATTGATGTCGGACAGCATGCTGGATGATATCGGTCTGACCCGCGAAGCGGCGGAGGCGGAAGCCAGAAAACCCTTCTGGCGCGACTAA
- a CDS encoding PLP-dependent aminotransferase family protein, producing the protein MEMNLYARLADQLADQIREGVFRVGDKLPSVRQMAKKQQVSISTVNTAYGVLEDRGWIEARPKSGYYVRKRKEDRLSTPTQTRHTPKPRPANTSQLVMEVQRDAAARKGVSMSAAIPALDFPILKQVQRTFAQMARSKTFLGIGYDSPEGVREFRHQIARRAVDAGVFISPECIITSAGCQNAMALCLRVLTQPGDIVAVESPCYYGLLQMIETFGLKALEIPAHPQTGLSLEALQLALEKWPIKVVLTVATFSNPIGSLMPDERKAELVKILGRYDIPLIEDDVYGDLYFGDHRPKAVKAFDPDGRVLLCSSLSKTIDPQLRLGWVMPGRYFEAVSHRKFINSIALPTLPQMVMAEVLSQGMYDRHLRQARECYRQRFARLLDLVNEHFPEGTRISRPQGGLVAWFELPRKIDTTQLYHRAHAEGVMLAPGELFSISGQYRHCFRLNYAQGWSPERELAVRKIGQWVKEELQSS; encoded by the coding sequence ATGGAAATGAATCTTTATGCGCGTCTGGCCGACCAGTTGGCGGATCAGATCCGCGAAGGCGTGTTCCGCGTCGGCGACAAACTCCCTTCCGTACGTCAAATGGCGAAGAAACAACAAGTCAGCATCTCCACCGTCAACACTGCTTACGGCGTCCTGGAGGATCGCGGCTGGATAGAAGCGCGCCCCAAGTCAGGCTACTACGTGCGCAAGCGCAAGGAGGACCGCCTCTCGACGCCGACGCAGACTCGCCACACGCCCAAGCCGCGTCCGGCGAATACCTCACAGTTGGTAATGGAAGTGCAGCGCGACGCCGCCGCCCGCAAAGGGGTGAGCATGAGCGCGGCGATTCCCGCCCTGGACTTCCCTATTCTCAAGCAAGTACAGCGCACCTTTGCGCAAATGGCGCGCAGCAAAACGTTTCTGGGTATTGGTTACGATTCACCGGAAGGAGTGCGTGAGTTTCGCCATCAGATAGCACGCCGCGCCGTGGACGCCGGCGTTTTTATCTCACCGGAATGCATCATCACCAGCGCCGGCTGCCAGAACGCCATGGCGTTATGCCTGCGGGTGTTGACCCAGCCCGGCGATATCGTGGCGGTGGAATCCCCCTGCTATTACGGTTTACTGCAGATGATCGAGACCTTCGGTCTCAAGGCGCTGGAGATCCCCGCCCATCCGCAAACCGGTCTGAGCCTGGAGGCGTTGCAACTGGCGCTGGAGAAATGGCCGATCAAAGTCGTGCTGACCGTCGCTACCTTCTCCAACCCCATTGGTTCGCTGATGCCCGACGAGCGCAAGGCGGAGCTGGTGAAAATTCTCGGTCGTTACGATATTCCGCTCATCGAGGACGATGTCTACGGCGACCTCTATTTCGGCGATCACCGCCCCAAGGCGGTCAAAGCCTTTGACCCGGACGGACGGGTGCTGCTGTGTTCTTCGCTATCGAAGACTATCGATCCGCAGTTACGCCTCGGCTGGGTGATGCCAGGCCGCTATTTCGAAGCGGTCAGCCATCGCAAATTCATCAACAGCATCGCACTGCCGACCTTGCCGCAGATGGTGATGGCGGAAGTGCTCTCCCAAGGCATGTACGACCGCCACCTGCGACAGGCGCGGGAATGCTATCGGCAGCGCTTCGCGCGATTGCTGGATCTGGTCAACGAACACTTTCCCGAGGGTACTCGCATCTCCCGTCCTCAAGGCGGACTGGTGGCCTGGTTCGAGCTGCCGCGCAAGATCGACACCACGCAACTGTATCACCGCGCTCATGCTGAGGGCGTCATGCTGGCGCCCGGCGAACTGTTCTCTATTTCGGGCCAGTATCGGCACTGCTTCCGCCTGAATTACGCCCAGGGCTGGTCACCGGAACGGGAGCTGGCTGTGCGAAAAATCGGCCAGTGGGTTAAGGAAGAGCTACAGTCGTCCTGA
- a CDS encoding YafY family protein, translating to MRRADRLFQIVTILRSRRGATTAKIIAEQLEVSERTIYRDIQALMVSGVPIESEAGVGYRLMRGFTLPPLNFQEDELEALLLGMRMVQAWSDRAMGRAATHALQKILAELPSHLKRMGEQTQIYSPQFFVDAKAAQFGEELRAAIRQKTLIWVRYKRVDGVESERWLEPLGMFFWGRTWTLVAWCRLRREYREFRLDRLLELRAAQETFETQKDKCLDHYLDRVTSMYNEYFQEHSRTDLPNPNE from the coding sequence ATGCGCAGAGCTGATCGTCTTTTCCAAATCGTGACCATTCTGCGCAGCCGGCGTGGGGCCACCACCGCCAAAATTATCGCGGAGCAGCTAGAGGTGTCGGAGCGCACTATCTATCGCGATATCCAGGCGCTGATGGTGTCCGGCGTGCCTATCGAGAGCGAAGCCGGCGTGGGGTATCGGTTGATGAGGGGCTTCACCTTGCCGCCGCTCAACTTTCAAGAAGACGAACTGGAAGCGCTGCTGCTGGGAATGCGCATGGTGCAGGCCTGGAGCGACCGCGCTATGGGCCGCGCCGCCACTCACGCCTTGCAGAAGATTCTGGCGGAACTGCCCTCGCACCTGAAACGCATGGGCGAACAGACCCAGATATATTCTCCTCAGTTTTTTGTGGACGCCAAAGCCGCCCAGTTTGGCGAGGAGTTACGCGCTGCAATTCGGCAAAAAACCTTGATATGGGTGCGTTACAAACGAGTCGACGGCGTCGAAAGTGAGCGCTGGCTGGAGCCTTTGGGCATGTTTTTCTGGGGGCGCACCTGGACCCTGGTCGCCTGGTGTCGTCTGCGGAGGGAATATCGCGAGTTCCGGCTGGACCGTCTGTTGGAGCTCAGAGCCGCGCAGGAGACGTTCGAGACCCAAAAAGACAAATGTTTAGATCATTACCTGGATCGTGTAACCTCGATGTATAACGAATACTTTCAGGAACATTCCAGAACAGACCTGCCCAATCCCAATGAGTGA
- a CDS encoding methyltransferase domain-containing protein, with product MYCHDEEPSPLLVSWQDAFRDAPVAPVLDLACGHGRNGLWLARRGRDVVFADRDAEALDGIAEVLSQEGLPGRIWCIDLETRLPDLDNDSFSAILVFRYLHRPLFPLLRRALAPGGYLFYETFTWEQPQYGRPSNPDFLLQPGELRREFGAWDEVHYFEGVDPEKPQAISQWVGQKPRLAIAELPPLPA from the coding sequence ATGTATTGTCATGATGAAGAACCGTCGCCTTTACTGGTCAGTTGGCAAGATGCGTTTCGCGACGCGCCGGTAGCGCCGGTGCTTGATCTTGCCTGCGGACATGGCCGTAATGGGTTGTGGTTGGCGCGCCGGGGGCGGGACGTTGTCTTCGCCGACCGGGACGCCGAGGCGTTGGACGGCATCGCCGAGGTGTTGTCGCAAGAAGGGCTGCCGGGACGTATCTGGTGTATTGACCTGGAGACGCGTCTGCCGGACCTGGATAACGATAGTTTTTCCGCGATTCTGGTATTCCGCTACCTGCATCGTCCGTTGTTTCCCCTGTTGAGACGCGCCCTGGCTCCAGGCGGCTACCTCTTCTATGAAACCTTCACATGGGAGCAGCCGCAGTACGGTCGCCCCTCCAATCCTGACTTTTTATTGCAGCCTGGCGAGTTGCGACGTGAGTTCGGCGCCTGGGATGAAGTGCATTATTTTGAGGGCGTGGACCCTGAGAAACCCCAGGCGATTTCTCAATGGGTCGGGCAAAAGCCCCGTCTCGCCATAGCGGAATTACCGCCATTGCCAGCTTGA
- a CDS encoding imelysin family protein codes for MMRPCKLAAALAVPLFMSACAGQQTSSASQVVEPKQVVDHFANMAHAMYEDSLLAATQLNKSIDAFLANPTQANLDAAKAAYAQARVPYQQSEVLRFDVENGHVTEGLDADGGLASIDAWEGQVNAWPLDEALIDYVSGSYEGEYNSPKNIINTTGVFTVGGQSVDITTITPELIAGMNEIGGAEANVTSGVHAIEFLLWGQDLNGTGPGAGARPVSDYYTQSSQGACTSGDKKSDYKICQRRAQYLKAAADLLVSDLQAMEAEWTPAAGAQKGTLRNDFLTRGDGLQRILDSMGDLAIGELASERMKVAILFGSTEDEHDCFSDLTHVAIYNNAMGVVDAYRGSYTRLDGSVVSGPSLADLVAYQNPALKQQMDEHMNLIESRMRAIVDKAEAKSGGKKFDQLVGGSAEDKKLVLDAAAALVSLEEPLSEGVSKVLALSLQEFDAGTCPTENVGDCES; via the coding sequence ATGATGCGCCCTTGCAAACTCGCCGCAGCTCTCGCTGTTCCGCTGTTTATGTCCGCCTGCGCCGGGCAGCAGACTTCAAGCGCCAGCCAAGTTGTTGAACCGAAACAAGTTGTCGATCACTTCGCTAACATGGCTCACGCCATGTATGAAGATTCTCTGCTGGCGGCGACGCAGTTGAACAAGTCCATCGACGCATTCTTGGCCAATCCCACCCAGGCCAACCTGGATGCAGCCAAAGCCGCCTACGCTCAGGCGCGGGTTCCTTATCAGCAAAGCGAGGTTCTACGTTTTGACGTGGAGAACGGCCATGTAACGGAAGGTCTGGACGCGGACGGCGGTCTCGCCAGCATCGACGCATGGGAAGGTCAGGTCAACGCATGGCCGCTGGATGAAGCTCTGATCGATTACGTCTCCGGCTCCTACGAAGGCGAATACAACTCACCCAAGAACATCATCAACACCACAGGCGTTTTTACCGTAGGCGGCCAGAGCGTTGACATCACCACCATCACCCCTGAGCTGATCGCCGGAATGAATGAAATCGGCGGCGCAGAAGCCAACGTCACCAGCGGCGTGCATGCGATTGAATTCCTGCTGTGGGGGCAGGATCTTAACGGTACTGGACCTGGCGCCGGCGCACGTCCCGTCAGCGACTACTACACCCAGTCCAGCCAGGGCGCCTGCACCAGCGGCGATAAAAAATCCGACTACAAAATCTGTCAGCGTCGCGCGCAATACCTGAAAGCCGCAGCAGACCTGCTGGTCAGCGATTTACAGGCAATGGAGGCGGAGTGGACGCCCGCCGCCGGCGCACAAAAAGGCACTCTGCGTAACGATTTCCTGACCCGCGGCGACGGCCTTCAGCGCATTCTGGACTCCATGGGCGATCTGGCTATCGGAGAACTGGCCAGCGAACGCATGAAAGTCGCTATTTTGTTCGGCAGCACTGAAGACGAACACGACTGCTTCAGCGACCTGACCCATGTCGCCATCTACAACAATGCGATGGGCGTCGTGGACGCGTACCGCGGCAGCTACACTCGCCTTGACGGCAGCGTCGTCAGCGGACCCAGTCTGGCGGATCTGGTGGCCTATCAAAACCCTGCGCTCAAACAGCAAATGGATGAGCACATGAACTTGATCGAGAGCCGCATGCGCGCCATCGTCGACAAAGCGGAAGCGAAATCCGGCGGCAAGAAGTTCGACCAGTTGGTCGGCGGCAGCGCGGAAGACAAAAAACTGGTGCTGGACGCCGCTGCGGCGCTGGTCAGCCTGGAAGAACCCCTGAGCGAAGGCGTGTCCAAAGTGCTGGCTCTGAGCCTGCAGGAATTCGACGCCGGCACCTGCCCGACTGAGAACGTGGGCGACTGCGAATCCTGA
- a CDS encoding ParD-like family protein yields the protein MPQSVRIDDLLIDSARREAKGAQRSVQGQIEHWAKIGQMVERSGVLSYERIRSFLSGEMPIDNLNNDERLMASRTLFDQFIDDDFSSVTDELKARDDSYYGSEDGESIKRYEP from the coding sequence ATGCCCCAGTCCGTCCGAATTGACGACCTTCTCATTGACAGCGCCAGACGTGAAGCCAAAGGCGCGCAACGCTCCGTTCAGGGCCAGATTGAACATTGGGCCAAGATTGGCCAGATGGTGGAGCGTTCCGGTGTTTTATCCTATGAACGCATCCGAAGCTTTCTGTCCGGCGAGATGCCGATAGACAACCTGAACAACGACGAGCGGCTGATGGCGTCCCGCACGCTGTTCGATCAGTTCATCGACGACGATTTCAGCTCGGTGACGGACGAACTGAAAGCACGCGATGACAGTTATTATGGCAGCGAGGACGGCGAATCAATCAAACGTTATGAGCCCTGA
- a CDS encoding LruC domain-containing protein, whose translation MRCCNRILLCLSLLAIHASVSAAIVSKRLNDVIESRGEGNINVMDIAGSQPDLTGAELEAFRQDNGGRLAFAIDVNEAANGTEKASSQGVAIASLELIVESAGVTHVFTDFWTQSQSMLASKGEQQRQLRYTLIGDTGSSRITPNTDSDIYGSDFDATVYVPVDLDLTGAASVTLNIRFMDTQIQLGDPEAFYDYSNGYEDIAIISAEDAAFLDQLQAGWLEAPLVIRPGDSDLTMAGAQYFPSANQYYIVAFEDCYPDRGDYDFNDLVVAYRVNAGFNKYGKAVQIFGEGFLIAKGAEYDLDWGLSFNLGAVSGAATTQVLSPDTGAAIEEESHATIVSGQTDLPLFTAIKRLWSPVAGAQFINTEPAHPVIQGPGFIFTIALDTPLETFSPDAFRPYLYVRPNFQTVYAGMDFVNDQGYPFGLILPDTWSPPTERTDMGLAYANLIDYIESDGAAALDWHANKNPTQVMTIPRSSWQWR comes from the coding sequence ATGAGATGTTGCAACCGCATTCTGTTGTGCCTGTCGCTGTTGGCGATTCACGCGTCGGTTTCCGCCGCCATTGTATCCAAACGCCTTAACGATGTGATTGAGTCACGCGGCGAAGGCAATATCAACGTCATGGACATCGCTGGCAGCCAGCCTGACCTGACAGGCGCCGAACTGGAGGCTTTCCGCCAGGACAACGGCGGCCGCCTGGCCTTCGCCATAGACGTCAATGAAGCCGCCAACGGCACGGAAAAAGCATCCTCACAGGGGGTCGCCATTGCAAGCCTGGAACTGATTGTCGAATCAGCAGGCGTCACCCATGTCTTCACCGACTTCTGGACCCAAAGCCAAAGCATGCTGGCGTCCAAAGGCGAGCAGCAGCGGCAGTTGCGCTACACTCTGATTGGCGACACCGGGTCCAGCCGCATCACGCCCAATACGGACAGCGATATTTACGGCTCAGACTTCGACGCCACCGTCTACGTCCCGGTCGATCTTGATCTGACCGGGGCCGCCTCCGTCACACTCAATATCCGGTTCATGGATACACAGATACAACTGGGAGATCCAGAAGCCTTTTATGACTATTCCAATGGCTACGAAGACATCGCCATCATCTCCGCCGAAGACGCCGCGTTTTTGGACCAATTGCAGGCGGGCTGGCTGGAAGCTCCATTAGTGATCAGGCCGGGCGATTCCGATCTGACGATGGCGGGCGCGCAATACTTTCCCAGCGCCAACCAGTACTACATCGTCGCCTTTGAGGATTGTTATCCAGACCGGGGCGACTACGACTTCAATGATCTGGTGGTCGCTTACCGCGTCAATGCCGGTTTCAACAAATACGGTAAAGCAGTGCAGATATTTGGCGAAGGTTTTCTGATCGCCAAAGGCGCGGAGTATGACCTGGATTGGGGACTATCTTTCAATCTGGGGGCTGTCAGCGGCGCCGCCACGACGCAGGTGCTATCTCCTGATACAGGCGCAGCCATAGAGGAAGAGAGCCATGCAACAATCGTGTCCGGCCAGACTGACCTGCCGTTGTTCACAGCAATAAAGCGTTTATGGAGCCCTGTCGCCGGCGCGCAATTTATCAACACCGAGCCGGCGCACCCCGTCATTCAAGGGCCAGGCTTCATATTCACGATTGCATTGGATACGCCACTGGAGACATTCTCTCCCGACGCATTCCGCCCCTATCTCTATGTGCGCCCTAACTTTCAAACCGTCTATGCCGGCATGGATTTCGTGAACGATCAAGGCTACCCCTTCGGCCTGATCCTACCGGACACTTGGTCGCCCCCTACGGAGCGCACCGACATGGGGCTGGCCTATGCGAATCTGATTGACTATATCGAATCCGATGGCGCCGCCGCTCTGGACTGGCACGCCAACAAAAATCCCACTCAGGTGATGACTATTCCGCGTTCAAGCTGGCAATGGCGGTAA
- a CDS encoding AAA family ATPase produces MRRKPVLWVLVGGNGAGKSTFYKHKLAHLDIPFVNADEIAKGYAQTIDDEVTLRAAQEAQALREQLLRERRSFCMETVFSHPSKVDLLLSAKRHGYEITLVYIHLQLEDLHVNRVSQRVRAGGHDVPEERLRRRLPRLRENVSAALNFVDFAYFFDNTSAETPYQFIVKLEHGRPVQWGDTTPDWALRMIAD; encoded by the coding sequence GTGAGACGTAAACCGGTTTTATGGGTCCTCGTCGGCGGCAACGGCGCAGGCAAAAGCACTTTTTACAAGCACAAACTCGCACACCTGGACATTCCTTTCGTCAACGCGGATGAAATCGCCAAAGGTTACGCCCAGACTATTGATGACGAAGTCACGTTACGGGCGGCGCAAGAAGCGCAAGCACTGCGCGAACAACTCCTGCGCGAGCGGCGCTCCTTCTGCATGGAAACCGTATTTTCCCACCCATCCAAAGTCGATCTTTTGCTGTCAGCCAAGCGCCATGGCTATGAAATCACGCTGGTTTACATTCATTTGCAGTTGGAAGACCTGCACGTCAACAGAGTCTCCCAACGGGTGCGCGCAGGCGGTCACGACGTTCCTGAAGAACGCCTGCGCCGCCGGCTGCCAAGGCTACGGGAAAACGTCAGCGCCGCCCTCAATTTCGTCGACTTCGCGTATTTCTTCGATAACACCAGCGCAGAAACGCCTTATCAGTTTATCGTCAAATTGGAGCATGGCCGTCCGGTCCAGTGGGGAGACACCACGCCAGACTGGGCGCTGCGCATGATTGCGGATTAG
- a CDS encoding YheT family hydrolase: MNDATDDRHSEETAEWKPQFGLRNRHVQSLFASVKLRRPMMAKRAQEVLERARPYIFDCAEGGKIHGLLSCRGDKPRKLAVLIHGWEGCADSLYILSLAAHLYNAGYDIFRLHLRDHGPTHHLTEELFHANRLNEICEALNKMQTQLEPEQWYLAGFSLGGNFALRVATKVQEFELKVSKVAAISPVLEPMHTLWALEHGLPIYRSYFRKKWLRSLRKKADNHPGLIDYDAFYDRKSLTEMSDYFVGAHTPYPNSEVYFKGYAVTGERLRRIQVETRLVLAEDDPVIPARDLDHLNGNPLLKIVRSPYGGHCGFIENFKMESWVDRYIADFLGEDAQR; the protein is encoded by the coding sequence ATGAACGACGCCACAGACGACCGCCATAGTGAAGAAACCGCCGAATGGAAACCCCAGTTCGGTCTGCGCAACCGGCACGTTCAGTCGCTGTTCGCTTCGGTGAAACTACGTCGCCCCATGATGGCGAAACGCGCTCAAGAGGTATTGGAGCGCGCCCGCCCTTATATCTTCGACTGCGCCGAAGGCGGCAAAATTCACGGCCTGCTCAGTTGTCGGGGAGACAAGCCGCGCAAGCTGGCCGTATTGATTCATGGCTGGGAAGGCTGCGCCGATTCACTGTATATCCTCTCCCTCGCCGCGCATCTGTATAACGCCGGTTACGATATCTTCCGACTGCATCTGCGGGACCACGGCCCCACCCATCATTTGACTGAGGAGCTGTTCCACGCCAACCGCCTGAACGAAATCTGCGAAGCCCTCAATAAGATGCAGACACAACTGGAGCCGGAACAGTGGTATCTGGCCGGCTTTTCTCTGGGGGGTAATTTCGCTCTGAGAGTAGCGACGAAAGTTCAGGAGTTTGAGCTTAAAGTAAGCAAGGTGGCGGCGATCTCCCCTGTTCTGGAGCCGATGCATACCTTATGGGCTCTGGAGCATGGTCTGCCGATCTATCGCAGCTATTTCCGCAAGAAGTGGCTGCGCTCTTTGCGCAAAAAAGCGGACAATCATCCCGGGCTGATTGACTACGACGCATTTTATGACCGTAAAAGTCTGACGGAAATGAGCGACTACTTTGTCGGCGCCCATACGCCCTACCCCAACTCCGAAGTATACTTCAAAGGCTACGCCGTCACCGGCGAGCGTCTGCGCCGGATTCAAGTGGAAACCCGTCTGGTGCTGGCCGAAGACGATCCGGTGATTCCCGCACGGGACCTGGATCATCTCAACGGCAACCCGCTGTTGAAAATAGTGCGCTCCCCCTACGGCGGCCACTGCGGATTTATCGAAAATTTCAAAATGGAAAGCTGGGTGGACCGTTATATCGCCGACTTTCTGGGGGAAGATGCGCAACGCTGA
- a CDS encoding flavin reductase family protein, producing the protein MLINREDIESMPHLYRVAFINSLSGFKSANLVGSVDQEGRTNLSIVSSCTHIGAHPPLVAMIIRPHSVERHTLENILATGHYTLNQVHAGIYRPSHQTSARYPKEVSEFAAVGLTEEWRNDFAAPYVKESKISLGMALREHHYLSINGTELVIGEILQVQLPSECLMQDGFVDIEKAETVALSGLDSYHRSQRLARLSYAKPDAPLQDIE; encoded by the coding sequence ATGCTGATCAACCGTGAAGATATCGAATCGATGCCGCACTTGTATCGGGTGGCCTTTATCAACTCCCTGTCCGGGTTTAAGAGCGCCAATCTTGTGGGGAGTGTGGATCAGGAGGGGCGCACCAACCTCTCTATCGTCAGTTCCTGTACGCATATTGGGGCGCATCCGCCTTTGGTGGCCATGATCATTCGACCCCACTCTGTAGAACGGCATACTTTGGAAAACATCCTTGCAACAGGGCATTACACGCTGAATCAGGTGCATGCAGGCATTTATCGGCCTTCTCACCAGACTTCCGCTCGCTACCCCAAAGAGGTTTCGGAATTCGCCGCCGTCGGGCTGACTGAGGAATGGCGGAATGATTTCGCTGCGCCTTATGTGAAAGAAAGCAAAATTTCCCTGGGGATGGCGTTGAGGGAGCACCACTATCTCAGTATCAATGGAACCGAACTGGTGATTGGCGAAATCCTGCAGGTGCAATTGCCGTCAGAGTGTCTGATGCAGGATGGCTTTGTGGATATCGAAAAAGCGGAAACGGTGGCGCTGTCCGGTCTCGACAGTTATCACCGCAGCCAGCGTCTGGCGCGGCTGAGCTATGCTAAACCGGATGCGCCTTTGCAAGACATAGAGTGA
- a CDS encoding LysE family translocator produces MELFFAVLLFAVSTTVTPGPNNIMVMASGVNFGVRRTLPHFLGICLGFPSMVAAVGLGLGTVFAQAPALHVIVKAVGVTYMLYLAWKIAMTDTSIRANKDVKPMTFWQAAVFQWVNPKAWIMAIGAVAAFTTVSGDMSAQVAVIALAFFSVSFPCVGVWMLCGAILQKVLTQPKQQRVFNLTMSFLLVASIMPMIASNLSDVPV; encoded by the coding sequence ATGGAATTGTTTTTCGCCGTACTGTTGTTTGCTGTTTCCACCACTGTCACCCCAGGACCGAATAACATCATGGTGATGGCCTCCGGCGTCAACTTTGGCGTGCGTCGCACTCTGCCGCATTTCCTGGGCATCTGTCTGGGTTTCCCCTCCATGGTCGCCGCAGTGGGGTTGGGTCTGGGAACCGTATTCGCCCAGGCGCCGGCGCTGCATGTGATCGTTAAAGCGGTGGGCGTGACTTATATGTTGTATCTGGCCTGGAAAATCGCCATGACGGATACGTCTATCCGCGCGAACAAAGACGTCAAACCCATGACATTCTGGCAAGCGGCGGTGTTTCAATGGGTGAATCCCAAGGCCTGGATTATGGCGATTGGCGCGGTGGCGGCTTTCACTACGGTCAGCGGCGATATGAGCGCGCAGGTGGCGGTGATCGCCCTGGCGTTTTTCTCCGTGAGCTTTCCCTGTGTCGGCGTGTGGATGCTGTGCGGCGCTATTTTGCAAAAAGTGCTGACCCAGCCGAAACAACAGCGTGTCTTTAACCTGACTATGTCGTTTCTCCTGGTAGCCTCCATTATGCCGATGATCGCTTCCAACCTCAGCGACGTTCCGGTCTGA
- a CDS encoding translation initiation factor Sui1 encodes MSKKSAKNSGLVYSTEFGRMCPDCGKPADACVCGQAAAPQGDGVVRVSRETAGRKGKGVTVVKGVLLAGEELKNLAKHLKQKCGVGGTVKDGVIEIQGDHRDLIVEELKKKGFTAKKAGG; translated from the coding sequence ATGTCGAAGAAAAGCGCAAAAAACTCCGGTCTGGTTTACTCCACAGAGTTTGGTCGGATGTGTCCGGATTGCGGCAAACCCGCGGACGCCTGCGTTTGCGGTCAAGCCGCCGCCCCCCAGGGCGATGGCGTGGTGCGGGTCAGCCGCGAAACCGCCGGTAGGAAAGGCAAGGGCGTTACCGTAGTGAAAGGCGTTCTGCTGGCGGGCGAAGAGCTAAAGAATCTGGCCAAGCATTTGAAACAGAAATGCGGCGTTGGCGGCACGGTCAAAGACGGAGTGATTGAAATTCAAGGCGATCATCGCGATCTGATCGTGGAAGAGCTGAAAAAGAAAGGGTTTACCGCCAAGAAAGCAGGAGGCTGA